A region of the Campylobacter cuniculorum DSM 23162 = LMG 24588 genome:
CAGTTTATTGCGTTGCAAGAACTATAGATAAATCTAAATAAGGAGAAATAATGGCTCGATACACCGAAAATGTTTTGAATATACTTACTTTACTAGAAAAGAAAATTATAAAAAAAACAAGTAAAAAAGATACAGAATGGCTTATCAATAACACCAGACAATCAAATGATATAGATATGGAGCGTTTATTTAAAGAAAAAAATTTAAATGAAAAATTCGAAACTTCTTGTAAAGAAAATCTTGTAAATTTAGAGTTCAATGGACAAAAAGATTTTTCAAAAGATTTTGACAGATTCAAAGATAAAATACGAGAAAAGCTTGAAGAGATTTCATCTGTTGAGGGCTTTATCAGCTTTAAAGATGAAAAATTTCCTTTGATTATATCGCAATCAGAAGAATCTCCAAAATCAACACCAAAAGAACATGGACAACTATCATTGAATTTTGATGAACCGCAAGAGAACAATAAAAAGCAAGATAAAATAGAAATATCATCAAAATTAGAAAAAGATTTGCCATTGATTTTAGCCTATAAGGGAGATTTGAACTTATTGGCTAAAGAACGTTTTAGAGTTGCTGTTATCGGGCTTTTAGAACCAGAAGAAAACATTCAAAAATTAGAAAAAGACATAGTCACTCAATTTAGAGATAAAGATGCTATTATAATAAGTGGTTTAGCACTTGGTTGTGACACCATAGCACACGAAACTGCTTTCAAAGAGGCTACGGTGGCTATATTGCCAAGCACTCTTGAGGATATTTTACCAAAAGAAAATGAGGAATTAGCAAAGGACATTGCAAATGGTGGAGGATTGTTAATTAGCGAATATTATGAAAAAGCTGAAAATCAATGGGAATTCATTGGAAGATATATAGCCAGAGATAGACTGCAGGCTATGTTTAGTGATATAGTTATTTTAACTGCAAGTTACACAGAAAAAGATAGTAAAGAGGATAGTAAAAAAGATAGCGGCTCAAGGCATGCTATGAATAAAGCAAAAGCGTATGGTATCAAAAGAGGTATTGTATTTGATGAAAAATTATGGTTTGATGATAGCACTCAATCACAATTTAGACTCAATAAATATTTATTGCTTGAAAGATTTAAAGACATAGACTCAAACGATGATGAATTAAAAAATAATAATACATTAACACAAATAAAAGAAAAAATAAAACAAGAAACAGAAGAAAAAATAAAACAAGAAATAAAAGAAAAAATAAAACAAGAAATAAAAGAAAAAATGCATAAATTAATTGATGAAATAAGCAAGGAAGAATATCTAAAAATAGTCGGTTTGATTAAAAATTCAAAAAAGATTGAAGATTTTTTCATCGTTGAAAGAGATTGCCAAGAATTGATAGAAGAATTAAAAAATAAAAAGGATTGATGTCATTTTGTAAAATATGATTAGAGGTTTAAAGTCATAGAGCTGGATTTGCTCCATAAATTTAATTTTTTTAAATTTTTTAAAATAAAACCAAAAATTGTTAAACTTTTTCGTTTTTAGGATATTTCTAGATGATAAATTTTTACTAAGCAATAAAAAATAAGCAAAACAAATTTGCAATCACTTGTTTTAAGAGGGGGAATTGATACCTTAATAAGATTAAGATAATTTAATCAAATATAAAATCTTGCTGAAATAATTTAAGGCTTTAAAAATTTAAGAAAATGCAATTTAAACTTAAAAATTAAGCCTTAATTGAAACAATAGCGAAATTTATACAATCACAAATCACGCGTATTTCTTTTGAAATTCCCTCATAAATTCGCATAAAATTTGCACTTGTTCGGGAGTGATAGCATTATAAATGCTTGCACGAATTCCTCCTAAAATTCTATGTCCTTTAAGTCCTAGCATACCTTCTTCTTCTGCTTCTTTGACAAAAAGGGCTTCTAAATTTGTATCTTTTATGTTAAAACTCACATTCATCAAAGATTTATCAGATTTTGCATGAGTGCTGTAAAATCCACCGCTATTATCGATGCAATCATACAAAAGCTTTGCTTTTTGTGTGTTGATTTGATTCATCTTATCAAGTCCTCCAAGCTCTAAAAGCCATTGCATTTGAAGATTAAACATATAAATGGCAAAGGTGGGCGGGGTATTAAATAAAGAATGATTTTGGGCATGAATGCTGTATTTAAGCATACTAGTGAGATTTTTTTTCTCACTTCTTTCAAGCATATCTTTGCGGATAAAAACACAAGCTAAACCTGAAATTCCAGCATTTTTTTGCACTCCACCATAAAAAAGAGCGATATTAGAAAAATCAACTTTTTTTGAAAAAAAATCGCTCGAGGCATCGACAATCAAAGGAGCCTTTGTTTTTGGATATTCTTTATACTGCGTTCCGTATATGGTATTGTTTGAGCAAATATAAGCGTAGTCAGCATTGTCGCTAAAATTCACTTCTGGGATATGATTGAAATTCTCCTCCTCACTGCTTGCAACCACCTTAACCTTTACACCTAAAATTTTTGCTTCTTTGATTGCTTTTTGCGTCCAAACACCTGTATTTGCATACTCGCAAGTCCCATTCATCGCTAAATTCATAGGAATCATTGCAAATTGCAAACTCGCACCACCCTGCAAAAAAAGCACTTCATAATCATCATTCAAACCATAAAGCTGTTTTGCCCTACTCATCGCACCAAAATGTACCTCCTCAAAAATCTTACTTCTATGGCTAATCTCCATTATAGAATAGCCCCTACCTTGATAATCCACAAGTTCATCTTGAGCTTTTTTTAAGACTTCAAGAACTAGAGTTGATGGACCTGCACTAAAATTGATTTTTCTCATTTTTGTCCTTATAAAATTTTTGCTTCTTTTTGTGAAAGTTGAGAATTTAAGGTGATTAAATCTCCGCTTTGCACTTCTTCTAATGTGATTATTTTACCATTTTTTTTGATAGAAATTAAATTTTTGCTTTTTTGGAAAAAATTTTCATGTTGCAAATAAGAATTTTGCACCTTATCAAGGGCTAAATTTGCCATTTTAAATTTATTATGAATTAAAATTTGAAGTTGTTTAAGTAATATTTGATTTTGATTAATCCTTTGTTCGATGAGCGAATTTAAAGATTTAGCCTTTAAAATTTTTTGTAAATTTAAAAGCTCATTTTCTAAATTTTGCATTTTTATCTTCCAAAGATGTTTTAAATTCTGTTCTAAATAATCCAAATTCTGCTCCAAATCAAGCCTTGAGGGGAATAAAAAATGCAC
Encoded here:
- a CDS encoding DNA-processing protein DprA, whose protein sequence is MARYTENVLNILTLLEKKIIKKTSKKDTEWLINNTRQSNDIDMERLFKEKNLNEKFETSCKENLVNLEFNGQKDFSKDFDRFKDKIREKLEEISSVEGFISFKDEKFPLIISQSEESPKSTPKEHGQLSLNFDEPQENNKKQDKIEISSKLEKDLPLILAYKGDLNLLAKERFRVAVIGLLEPEENIQKLEKDIVTQFRDKDAIIISGLALGCDTIAHETAFKEATVAILPSTLEDILPKENEELAKDIANGGGLLISEYYEKAENQWEFIGRYIARDRLQAMFSDIVILTASYTEKDSKEDSKKDSGSRHAMNKAKAYGIKRGIVFDEKLWFDDSTQSQFRLNKYLLLERFKDIDSNDDELKNNNTLTQIKEKIKQETEEKIKQEIKEKIKQEIKEKMHKLIDEISKEEYLKIVGLIKNSKKIEDFFIVERDCQELIEELKNKKD
- the serC gene encoding phosphoserine transaminase, with product MRKINFSAGPSTLVLEVLKKAQDELVDYQGRGYSIMEISHRSKIFEEVHFGAMSRAKQLYGLNDDYEVLFLQGGASLQFAMIPMNLAMNGTCEYANTGVWTQKAIKEAKILGVKVKVVASSEEENFNHIPEVNFSDNADYAYICSNNTIYGTQYKEYPKTKAPLIVDASSDFFSKKVDFSNIALFYGGVQKNAGISGLACVFIRKDMLERSEKKNLTSMLKYSIHAQNHSLFNTPPTFAIYMFNLQMQWLLELGGLDKMNQINTQKAKLLYDCIDNSGGFYSTHAKSDKSLMNVSFNIKDTNLEALFVKEAEEEGMLGLKGHRILGGIRASIYNAITPEQVQILCEFMREFQKKYA